The following coding sequences lie in one Halorarum halophilum genomic window:
- a CDS encoding HD domain-containing protein, translating to MSDDSQATADAGGRRYDPDADHAYPDEKLNEVMEALRDDPEIHTYLRAQNVNAVTRKGYNDHGAKHIEIVRNHALRLYDLLKRGGVEFNGAAQQGLAEADEPVIVALAATLHDIGHVVHRDEHAYYSIPLAADVLDRFLADFYDTSETVRVKGEVLHAILCHHTEEDPLTREAGVIRVADGLDMERGRSRMPYEKGGRGINTLSSQAIKHVELNPGSVENEDVPVLVDIEMVNAAGVYQVDNLLKAKLHNSLIDEHVRIVAINTKADDQLVERIEL from the coding sequence ATGAGCGACGATAGCCAGGCCACGGCCGACGCCGGCGGGAGACGGTACGACCCTGACGCCGACCACGCCTACCCCGACGAGAAGCTGAACGAGGTCATGGAGGCGCTCCGCGACGACCCGGAAATCCACACCTACCTTCGCGCGCAGAACGTGAACGCCGTGACCCGGAAGGGGTACAACGATCACGGCGCGAAGCACATCGAGATCGTCCGGAACCACGCCCTCCGGCTGTACGACCTCCTCAAACGTGGCGGCGTCGAGTTCAACGGCGCGGCCCAGCAGGGGCTCGCCGAGGCCGACGAGCCCGTCATCGTCGCGCTCGCCGCGACCCTCCACGACATCGGGCACGTCGTCCACCGCGACGAGCACGCCTACTACTCCATCCCCCTCGCCGCCGACGTGCTCGACCGCTTCCTCGCCGACTTCTACGACACGTCCGAGACGGTCCGGGTCAAGGGGGAGGTGCTCCACGCCATCCTCTGTCACCACACCGAGGAGGACCCACTCACGCGCGAGGCGGGCGTCATCCGCGTCGCCGACGGCCTCGACATGGAGCGCGGCAGGTCGCGCATGCCCTACGAGAAGGGCGGGCGCGGCATCAACACCCTCTCCTCGCAGGCCATCAAGCACGTCGAACTCAACCCCGGCTCCGTCGAGAACGAGGACGTCCCGGTGCTCGTCGACATCGAGATGGTCAACGCCGCGGGCGTCTACCAGGTCGACAACCTCCTTAAGGCGAAGCTCCACAACTCGCTCATCGACGAGCACGTCCGCATCGTCGCCATCAACACGAAGGCCGACGACCAGCTCGTCGAGCGGATCGAGCTGTAG
- a CDS encoding HdeD family acid-resistance protein produces MSTGEPAGSQSVESIPGLETSWRSLEVGGAIIAVLGLLAILFPFVTGISVSILLGALLVVGGLVHIAHAFRARGWAGFFSQVLLAIVYAFAGVSLLANPVLGLVTLTILLVVYLFLSGIAEVVMGVGFRGNDGWVWVVASGVVSIALAALLWAGFFNVVAWALGFILGVHLLTTGISMIVVARRVRQELERPSAERTGGPEPGNP; encoded by the coding sequence ATGAGCACCGGTGAACCCGCAGGCTCGCAGTCGGTCGAATCGATTCCCGGGCTGGAAACGAGTTGGCGGTCGCTGGAGGTCGGTGGCGCCATCATCGCGGTACTTGGGCTACTCGCAATCCTGTTCCCGTTCGTGACGGGCATCTCCGTCTCGATCCTCCTCGGCGCGCTCCTCGTCGTCGGTGGACTCGTCCACATCGCGCACGCCTTCCGCGCGAGGGGATGGGCCGGGTTCTTCTCGCAGGTACTGCTTGCGATCGTCTACGCGTTCGCGGGCGTCTCCCTGCTCGCGAACCCGGTGCTGGGGCTCGTCACGCTGACGATCCTCCTCGTCGTCTACCTCTTCCTGTCGGGGATCGCCGAGGTCGTGATGGGCGTGGGCTTCCGCGGCAACGACGGCTGGGTCTGGGTGGTCGCCAGCGGCGTCGTCTCGATCGCTCTCGCCGCCCTACTGTGGGCCGGATTCTTCAACGTCGTCGCGTGGGCGCTGGGATTCATCCTCGGTGTCCACCTGCTGACGACCGGAATCTCGATGATCGTCGTCGCGCGCAGGGTGCGCCAGGAGCTCGAACGGCCGAGCGCGGAGCGCACAGGCGGACCCGAACCCGGGAACCCCTGA
- the tatA gene encoding twin-arginine translocase TatA/TatE family subunit, with translation MLTTVPLFGAIPGGPEMLIILLVLVLLFGANKIPKLARSTGQAMGEFKKGREEVEDELQQMQEGATGTGDREEETREEDSEPQPEIGADADSEPEPEIGTETESERN, from the coding sequence ATGCTCACCACAGTACCCCTGTTCGGTGCGATCCCGGGCGGGCCGGAGATGCTCATCATCCTCCTCGTGCTCGTCCTGCTGTTCGGCGCGAACAAGATCCCCAAGCTCGCCCGGTCGACGGGTCAGGCGATGGGCGAGTTCAAGAAGGGACGCGAGGAAGTCGAGGACGAACTCCAGCAGATGCAGGAGGGGGCGACCGGAACCGGCGACCGAGAGGAAGAGACGCGCGAAGAAGACTCCGAACCCCAGCCGGAGATCGGCGCCGACGCCGACTCCGAACCGGAACCGGAGATCGGTACCGAAACCGAGTCCGAACGAAACTGA